A genomic window from Sorex araneus isolate mSorAra2 chromosome 2, mSorAra2.pri, whole genome shotgun sequence includes:
- the LOC101546489 gene encoding olfactory receptor 7A10-like, protein MDPGNLTRLSEFFLLGLSEDPELQIYIFGLFLSMYLITVLGNLLIILAVSSDPHLHTPMYFFLSNLSFVDICFTSTIVPKMLVNIQTHSRAISYEGCLTQMYFFILFTGLDDFILAVMAYDRYVAICHPLHYTVIMNPRLCGLLVLVSWVISHLHSLLQSLMVLRLSFCTDLEIPHFFCELKQMVQLACSDTLLNNLVMYIAAVILAGGPLSGILYSYSKIVSSIRRISSAQGKFKAFSTCASHLSVVSLFYFTLLGVYLVSAMTQGSQSSAIPSVMYTVVTPMLNPFIYSLRNKDLKGALRRLFHRTAKRVQ, encoded by the coding sequence ATGGACCCAGGGAACCTTACAAGACTGTCTGAGTTTTTCCTCTTGGGACTGTCAGAGGATCCCGAATTGCAGATCTACATATTCGGgctcttcctgtccatgtacctgatcactgtgctggggaacctgctcatcatcctggccgtcagctcagacccccacctccacacgcccatgtacttcttcctgtccaacctgtccttcgtggacatctgcttcacctccaccatCGTCCCCAAGATGCTGGTGAACATCCAGACGCACAGCAGAGCCATCAGCTACGAGGGCTGCCTCACCCAGATGTACTTTTTCATCCTCTTCACAGGCCTGGATGATTTCATCCTGGCCGTGATGGcttatgaccgctatgtggccatctgccaccccctgcattatacagtcatcatgaacccccggcTGTGTGGGCTGCTGGTGCTGGTGTCCTGGGTCATCAGTCACCTGCATTCTTTGTTACAGAGCTTAATGGTCTTGCGTCTGTCCTTCTGCACGGACTTGGAAATCCCCCACTTTTTCTGTGAACTCAAACAGATGGTGCAGCTGGCCTGTTCGGACACACTCCTGAACAACCTGGTGATGTACATCGCGGCTGTGATTCTGGCGGGTGGTCCCCTGTCTGGCATCCTTTACTCCTACTCTAAGATCGTCTCCTCCATCCGCAGAATCTCCTCGGCCCAGGGCAAGTTTAAAGCCTTTTCCACCTGCGCGTCTCACCTCTCTGTGGTCTCCTTGTTCTATTTTACGCTCCTCGGCGTGTACCTGGTCTCCGCCATGACCCAGGGCTCTCAGTCCAGTGCCATTCCCTCGGTGATGTAcacggtggtcacccccatgctgaaccccttcatctacagcctccgGAACAAAGACCTCAAGGGGGCTCTGAGGAGACTCTTCCACAGAACTGCTAAAAGGGTCCAGTAG